The Rhodopseudomonas palustris genome window below encodes:
- a CDS encoding AAA family ATPase — protein MAHRDCETAEVLRLLEAGKSIQMLAPRRVGKTWLMHEVERQLKQQGWLTIFSDVEGMASEEEFLRDLCKKIEDAGSLAQRARGQILHRLKQLTTASIEGGNLIGAIGRVDVKQFSEALVASLHDEHPKVLILIDEISLFVSALISKGPEAAQAFLYHLRKLRQSYPNVRWLLTGSIGLDVVARRLGLGGALIDLEIFPLEPFSAQEARAFIDALCADRKVRWRFVLDDAGFDYLAAELGWLSPYYLELIANRIRLSPNDGGAAAVPTNAEIDRAFDELLGHAYRNNFVAWEEHLNKNFPKPDTEVLYAILGCCCGDRSGEIASTILAKVNQKHPVVSHRDLMNLMTALANDGFVTEVDGRWRFRSGLLRRYWIKYICP, from the coding sequence ATGGCGCATCGGGATTGCGAGACGGCAGAGGTGTTGCGGCTGCTGGAGGCCGGGAAGAGCATCCAGATGTTGGCGCCGCGGCGGGTCGGCAAGACCTGGCTGATGCACGAGGTCGAGCGGCAGCTCAAACAGCAGGGATGGCTGACGATCTTCTCCGACGTCGAGGGGATGGCGAGCGAGGAGGAGTTCCTCCGCGATCTCTGCAAGAAGATCGAGGATGCGGGATCACTCGCACAGCGCGCTCGCGGTCAGATCCTGCATCGGCTCAAGCAACTCACCACTGCGAGCATCGAAGGCGGCAATCTGATCGGTGCGATCGGTCGAGTCGACGTCAAGCAATTCTCCGAGGCGTTGGTCGCGTCGTTGCACGACGAGCATCCCAAGGTGCTGATCCTGATCGACGAGATTTCGCTGTTCGTATCGGCGCTGATCTCGAAGGGGCCGGAGGCGGCGCAGGCGTTCTTGTATCACTTGCGCAAGCTGCGCCAGTCCTACCCCAACGTGCGCTGGCTGCTGACTGGATCGATCGGACTCGACGTCGTGGCGCGGCGGCTGGGGCTCGGCGGCGCCCTGATCGATCTCGAGATATTTCCGCTCGAACCGTTCTCCGCGCAGGAGGCTCGTGCGTTCATCGACGCGCTGTGTGCGGATCGCAAGGTGCGGTGGCGGTTCGTCCTCGACGATGCCGGCTTCGATTATCTGGCCGCCGAGCTCGGCTGGCTGTCGCCCTATTATCTCGAATTGATTGCTAATCGGATCAGGCTGTCGCCTAACGATGGCGGAGCGGCGGCCGTTCCGACGAATGCCGAGATCGACCGCGCCTTCGACGAACTCCTCGGGCACGCCTACCGCAATAATTTCGTCGCCTGGGAAGAGCACCTCAACAAGAACTTCCCAAAGCCGGACACCGAAGTTCTGTACGCGATCCTGGGTTGTTGCTGCGGCGATCGATCCGGCGAGATCGCCTCCACCATCCTCGCTAAGGTCAATCAGAAGCATCCAGTTGTCTCGCACCGCGATCTGATGAACCTGATGACCGCCTTGGCCAACGACGGCTTCGTGACCGAGGTCGATGGCCGCTGGCGTTTCCGTTCCGGCCTGCTGCGCCGCTACTGGATCAAGTACATCTGCCCATGA